One stretch of Thalassophryne amazonica chromosome 19, fThaAma1.1, whole genome shotgun sequence DNA includes these proteins:
- the si:dkey-157l19.2 gene encoding uncharacterized protein KIAA1522 homolog isoform X3, giving the protein MMQQEESTHGMEFTDDMSTVSTATVQADSDAAGFMSDSTIADTSSVVSVQSSVSTKSSRSGLTRQASTFRPLNLGKTPEKTKTKRKHRKTVAGIPQHIQREMGLDRVGWTVTSVETEEQLLNGGNENITDRPQGATEPPTGSSSSSQSVYIIQPISRDQMDQLSVAQAGHRDDLALLQHVGPDVVDGERPRSVAVPGLTTASNPQQELPSPVMSISPQAAYLSKIIPNAVMPPSIDVVEISRGRSRNSVRTVSKSSLLIASPVSSRASSRASSTKASTLNSASVQNTPNVSDSSGWSNSDSSETLVSNSSTISSSSTPKLKSKNGNADASAKEDGVSVRSCHSKVSANGQLIVNEDETKKQGAFARSLSVMKPKKAPPPPNRSFSLHNKMKRRSRDLAEVRVISDGGHHHSISASGVESEHCKPGSSPSSPGYHADTSSLEDSVDSPSVSPVKSQLQPPQVEDSVTKDGSPEKQKYLQENKLNKVISPSSGYSSQDGTPAQHSKHSSSPRFKKGILAKLQKLFPGSSPTGSPPSPLVSPGTSTNIKVTEHLMSQSNSSVDTVSVSPSVRALRELLNIPPPPKIHAPPPPPPEVWAHNKRTFELLLGPPAPDITYTVIKKNPKDRRQQRHIPVASTEGSLKTLIEERNHKVFTAESTNGSLHVLGVKKVQASEILNVQSGKENHERLAHMEQSVDLKGNSKVTEMTGKMKVSEMLSGILMKAAEKRHEKPGAVKTEAKTHVDPVSAISLVNISPSVTPSPSHHPPHPPTKQTTYVGVTQGANQVPTSPDASWPLPPPPMAQTSWTIVSGKDETDLPLPPPPIFSVETFVLQSETSTCGPVGLQDSSTAMSVTPVVETSQDKCAVSSSSEKVDDAVQITPTTPLNIPPPPPYAAPPPPSAAPHPPSQSAPLPLIVRPCINSVPPPPPPPHLPPEKVCFSAFKEVSPSPPKDLSPLPPTETFPPPPKEFSPSSPKEVSLPLLTEIFPLPPKEFSLLPLKHLSPLPPQEASPMPIKEVFPPVQDVSSHLMKESGPFPLVEVTTLPPVQEVTPPSCPPSEKAVPVVVGILSPPHEPAPPLQSETRCSDQNGEDIPVKSETVPFPSNSVIYPHKSVPPPLPLERLPQSLALNTDSPATQDASPLPSDDDLDFASSLPVYIPPPRTEATQVSAFLNKQTSPPCTENQSQESDSVSVRQEQPRITPSLLQMVKLRSSGSPDPIQARDHPQPEVMMRSQQPSHEIPSQSSSGEAPQKPIRRSLIMTSSTVVTSQSTAPTTDSTVVPPESSPTVVSPTKLSPPPVTVIQSMKLQEAIRLRTAARSKDGPPTRISLHSPTSPLHADVLKSPTSTASFIFSKSSRKVVIETKPYGEAAANLQNPPAVVSSVTKKQIEAESLKKGVKVPPPVAKKPATKVESSAGGERTAGQEAPESSDCTAEPHGTESHVKGEQTLSP; this is encoded by the exons GTCTGGACAGAGTGGGCTGGACAGTGACTTCAGTGGAGACTGAGGAGCAGCTCTTGAATGGGGGAAATGAAAACATCACCGACAGACCACAAGGAGCAACAGAACCTCCAACAGGATCCAGTTCCAGCTCTCAGAGCGTATACATCATCCAGCCTATCAGCAGAGATCAAATGGATCAGCTGAGTGTGGCGCAGGCTGGTCACAGGGACGACCTGGCCCTGCTGCAGCACGTGGGCCCCGACGTGGTGGACGGAGAGAGGCCTCGGTCTGTGGCTGTTCCAGGGTTGACCACTGCCAGTAACCCTCAACAAGAGCTGCCCAGTCCGGTTATGTCCATTTCCCCTCAGGCTGCGTACCTGTCCAAAATTATCCCCAATGCTGTTATGCCACCCTCCATAGATGTAGTGGAAATTAGCCGCGGGCGGAGCCGCAACAGTGTTCGCACTGTAAGCAAAAGCAGCTTGCTGATAGCTAGCCCAGTATCTTCCCGTGCCTCCTCCAGAGCTTCTTCCACCAAGGCTTCAACCCTCAACTCCGCCTCTGTCCAGAATACCCCAAATGTGTCCGATAGTTCTGGCTGGAGCAACTCTGACTCCTCAGAAACCTTGGTATCAAACTCCTCAACCATCTCCAGCAGCAGTACCCCCAAACTGAAATCAAAGAACGGAAATGCAGATGCATCTGCTAAAGAGGATGGAGTCAGTGTCCGTTCCTGTCACAGCAAAGTCTCTGCCAATGGTCAACTCATCGTTAATGAAGATGAGACCAAGAAACAAGGGGCCTTTGCACGCAGTCTGTCCGTCATGAAACCAAAGAAAGCTCCTCCTCCTCCAAACCGCTCATTTTCCCTTCACAATAAGATGAAGCGGCGGTCACGTGACCTGGCAGAGGTCAGGGTCATTTCAGACGGAGGTCATCACCACAGCATCTCAGCCTCAGGTGTAGAAAGTGAGCACTGCAAACCGGGGTCCTCTCCTAGCAGCCCTGGCTACCATGCTGATACTAGCTCTCTAGAAGACTCTGTAGATTCTCCATCGGTCAGTCCTGTCAAATCCCAGCTGCAGCCTCCACAGGTGGAGGACTCAGTTACCAAAGATGGTTCACCTGAAAAGCAAAAATATCTTCAGGAGAATAAGCTAAACAAAGTAATTTCcccttcaagtggctactcaagcCAAGATGGTACACCTGCACAGCATTCCAAACACAGCTCTTCTCCGAGGTTCAAGAAGGGCATCTTGGCAAAACTTCAGAAATTGTTTCCCGGGTCCTCTCCAACAGGTTCACCTCCATCCCCACTGGTATCACCAGGGACCTCTACAAATATAAAAGTCACTGAGCATCTCATGTCTCAGTCTAACTCTTCAGTTGACACAGTGAGTGTGAGCCCCTCAGTAAGGGCCTTGAGAGAACTTCTCAACATCCCACCACCACCCAAAATCCAtgcaccaccaccacctccaccaGAGGTGTGGGCTCACAACAAGCGTACCTTTGAGTTGCTGCTGGGACCTCCGGCTCCAGATATCACTTACACGGTCATCAAGAAGAATCCAAAGGACAGGAGACAGCAGAGGCACATTCCTGTAGCATCAACGGAGGGTTCTCTGAAGACCTTGATAGAAGAGAGAAATCACAAAGTTTTCACAGCAGAGTCCACTAATGGATCCCTACATGTTCTTGGTGTAAAGAAAGTTCAAGCAAGTGAGATTTTGAATGTACAGAGTGGTAAAGAAAACCATGAAAGACTGGCTCACATGGAGCAGAGCGTAGATCTGAAAGGAAACAGCAAAGTGACAGAAATGACCGGCAAGATGAAAGTGAGTGAAATGTTAAGTGGAATTTTGATGAAAGCTGCAGAGAAGCGACATGAAAAACCTGGGGCAGTGAAAACAGAAGCCAAGACACACGTGGATCCAGTATCTGCCATTTCATTAGTGAACATTTCTCCATCTGTTACTCCTTCTCCATCACACCATCCTCCCCATCCACCCACCAAACAGACCACATATGTAGGCGTGACACAAGGGGCAAACCAAGTTCCCACATCCCCTGATGCTTCCTGGCCCCTCCCACCCCCACCAATGGCACAAACATCTTGGACCATTGTCAGTGGGAAAGATGAGACGGACTTACCCCTTCCACCTCCCCCAATATTTAGTGTGGAGACGTTTGTGTTACAATCAGAGACGTCCACCTGCGGTCCAGTGGGTTTGCAGGACTCTTCTACGGCCATGTCGGTGACGCCAGTGGTAGAGACCAGTCAAGACAAATGTGCTGTTTCTTCTTCGTCAGAGAAGGTGGACGATGCTGTGCAAATAACCCCGACTACACCCCTGAACATCCCCCCACCTCCACCTTATGCTGCACCCCCTCCACCCAGCGCAGCGCCCCATCCACCTTCTCAGTCAGCTCCCCTTCCTTTGATCGTACGTCCGTGCATTAACAgtgtccctcctcctcctcctcctcctcatcttccTCCTGAAAAAGTCTGTTTTTCAGCATTCAAGGAGGTCTCTCCTTCACCACCAAAAGATCTCTCTCCCCTGCCACCAACAGAGACCTTCCCTCCGCCACCTAAAGAGTTCTCGCCGTCTTCTCCTAAGGAGGTCTCTCTTCCACTGCTGACAGAGATATTTCCTCTGCCACCTAAAGAGTTTAGTCTTTTGCCACTAAAACATCTCTCTCCTCTGCCACCTCAGGAGGCATCCCCAATGCCCATTAAAGAGGTATTTCCACCAGTGCAAGATGTTTCCTCACATCTGATGAAAGAGAGCGGCCCTTTTCCACTTGTAGAGGTCACCACTCTGCCTCCAGTTCAAGAGGTTACTCCTCCCTCCTGTCCACCTTCTGAAAAGGCAGTACCCGTAGTGGTTGGAATACTCTCTCCACCACACGAACCTGCACCACCACTACAATCAGAAACTCGTTGTTCAGACCAGAATGGTGAAGACATCCCAGTCAAATCTGAAACTGTCCCTTTTCCATCCAACAGTGTAATTTATCCACACAAGAGTGTTCCACCACCACTTCCCTTAGAACGTCTCCCCCAGTCTTTGGCCTTGAATACTGATAGTCCAGCAACCCAGGATGCATCTCCATTACCTTCTGATGATGATCTAGATTTTGCTTCTTCTTTACCTGTATACATTCCCCCTCCTCGTACTGAGGCTACTCAAGTTTCTGCATTtctcaacaaacaaacaagtccTCCTTGCACAGAAAACCAAAGCCAAGAGTCAGATTCAGTTTCCGTCCGTCAAGAGCAGCCCAGGATTACCCCTTCTCTTCTACAAATGGTGAAGTTGAGATCTAGTGGCAGTCCTGATCCAATTCAAGCACGGGACCACCCCCAGCCAGAAGTCATGATGAGGTCCCAACAGCCCAGTCATGAGATTCCATCCCAATCTTCAAGTGGTGAGGCTCCTCAGAAACCCATCAGAAGGTCTCTGATCATGACCTCATCCACCGTAGTTACATCACAGTCAACTGCTCCAACGACAGATTCTACTGTGGTCCCCCCTGAATCTTCACCCACAGTAGTCTCACCAACAAAGTTGTCACCACCTCCCGTGACTGTCATTCAGTCCATGAAGCTACAGGAGGCCATCCGCCTGAGGACTGCAGCCAGATCAAAAGACGGCCCTCCAACTCGCATCAGCCTGCATTCCCCTACGTCTCCGCTACATGCAGACGTCCTCAAGTCGCCCACTAGCACAGCTAGCTTCATCTTCTCCAAGAGCAGCAGGAAGGTTGTCATTGAGACCAAACCTTACGGAGAAGCTGCGGCTAACTTACAGAATCCGCCTGCTGTTGTTTCAtctgtaacaaagaaacaaattgAAGCAGAATCGCTAAAGAAAGGAGTCAAAGTGCCGCCGCCTGTTGCAAAGAAACCCGCAACGAAGGTCGAGTCGAGTGCAGGCGGAGAGCGGACTGCAGGTCAGGAAGCACCCGAGAGCAGCG ATTGTACCGCGGAGCCACACGGGACAGAGAGTCATGTCAAAGGAGAGCAGACACTATCACCATGA